The following nucleotide sequence is from Schistocerca serialis cubense isolate TAMUIC-IGC-003099 chromosome 4, iqSchSeri2.2, whole genome shotgun sequence.
atctggatcctcccctccaccaccagcttttctgaaatgcacgGATGGGAGTTAACCTCTGGAGTTACCTTCCAACATATTCTCCTCTCCCAAAATTATCCCCGCCTAGGCCTATGGCAACCTACTGTCGCCACACCCTCTACCAAATAGTTTCTGCCGCttttgtcctatcacctcctcccaactCACGTCCCCATCCTTATTGTGCACTGTTCTCTGCAAATATACTCGCCAACCTTTTCCCCTTCTCTGTTAGTCTCCCTTTTTTCCATTCCCTCCCTCTCGCACAGTCTCCTGATGCTGAACCAGACAGCCTTGTCTGCCATCTCTAGTCcccgcacactccaccagacagcactgtTTCCTCTTCCCCTActtgtaccctgctatccctccccccccccccctttccccactcCACAATAGATTGGATTTCAGTTTCAGTCTGAcctgagcagccagagatagtgATCAGGTGTCTAGGagatgtgcttgcttatgtgaatgcaTGTGTGTTTTGCTTTCCTGGCAAAGGCTTTGTCCAAAAccttaatgtgtaacagtcttttcattgtgtctgtctgtaacTCAATGTGTCAACTTTATAGTGAGTAGGCATCTATCCTCTCTGTAAGAGTTAATTAAGAGAAATGTGATAAAGGATTCAATAAAAGAGAGATATGCTGCTGTAGATCCAAAGGCTCAAGACTGAATGTGCCTGACTATATCAGTTAGGCATGACAAGATTTACGCCGTGTTTGATGAATATAGCTATTCTGCCAATCATTACAGACATGACAGTAATATGATTAGGGACCTCTTACATGACACCTGGTACAAACTGGAACTACACTGCTTTGGAAATTCCACTGAGATTCTTCAGCACCAGTAAAAAGCAACTAAAAATCAGGAAAAAGTTCCTGAGAAAGTTAACAAGGTTTTGCTGctttaaaatacgaaataaattTCATATATCCAATTCTCATGAGATATTTGTTTCACTAAAGCAAATTTAAATATCTCTCTTCCAGTCTATGTTAAATGAACTTGTTATCTCAAACAGGAAAGAGAGATCCCACAAAATACTACAAGCTGGAATACAGTTTCCGAGAACGGAATGGACACGCAGCCAAAAATTGAAACGACACAGTACTTCTTATCTCTTATTGTTAATTACATTTAATCGGGCTGTTGGATCTTCAACGAGCCGCCCAGCAAAGGGAGAAGACTCGGTCTACTAAAGAGCTCAAAGAGCGCGGCCAACTTTGCCCTGGCGTTATCGTGAGGAGGACTAGAAGTAGTGGGGCGCTCGCCTTGGTGTGTGCGGACGTGCTGGTTGAGGATGGCCTTCTGGCGGAAGTGCTTGCCGCACTGCGGGCACCGGTAAGGCTTCTCACCCGAATGGATGCGCAGGTGCTGGTTGAGGATGGCACGTTGCCGGAAGGAGCGCTCGCAGTATGCGCAGGCGTAAGGCTTCTCATTGGCGTGGATGCGTAGGTGCTGTGTCAGATGGGACTGTTGTCGGAACCGCTTTCCACATTCGGGGCAACCGTAAGGGCGGCTGTCAGTATGGATACGTTCGTGCTGCAACAGTGTCGATTTCTGCTTGAAGTCCTTGCCACACGTAAGACACTTGAAAAGCCTGAGCTCTGAGCCCGAACCGTTGCCTCCCCGCCCCGGTTTTCCTGTTCCCGGACCTTgagcctgttgttgttgtgcttGATGCTGGGCTTGCTGTTGCTGCTGGATGATATCAGGCAGTGAGCGCACATCTACCTGAACATTTGGGTATGCAACTGCACCGACACCCACACCTGTCCCGTCAGTGATGCTCGTCCCCAGACCTACACCACTTCCATCTCCCATGCCCATTGTACCAAGTGAAGTTAACATCACTCCCGGTTGCTTCAAGTAATGAAGGGCAGTAAAGCCACTCGGCGTGAGCACATGTGGTGGCATTCCTGGTGTGTGTCGCTGATCCTTGAAATAATGTTGTGTCGCATATGCcagatgttgctgctgctgctgctgctgttgttgatgcTGCTGTTGCATATCTGCTGGGGGAAAACATTGAGCAGCTGCTACTGCAGCAGCCACCCTCTGCTGTTGCTCAACATCAacttggtgctgctgctgctgttgttgttgttgctgctgctgttgctgtaactcTTGTGGGAAACACTGTGCTGCTGCAACAACTctctgttgctgctgttgctgttgttgttgttgctgctgctgttcaacATCAgcttgatgctgctgctgctgttgtggaggAGCTGGCTGCTGTGATGCTGGGGGTTGCTGTGGCTGAGGCTGtgtctgctgctgctgtggtgTCCCTTGCTGCTGCTGTGTTGGGGAATGTTGCTGAGGATCATCCTCTACAGGTGTCTGTTGTGGTGGTGCTGTAGCATCCTGTGGTGGTGGATACGGGGAGGGGACAGGCGATGTCATTGtgccttgttgctgttgttgtgggggctgtgttggtggtggtggaggtgccaCAGTCTCAGGATCCCCACACGACTGCTGAGGACTTCCTGAAGCTGATGAACCACCTTGTTGCTGTGGATGGTAGCCACCAGTTCCATCTTGCAGTGGACCTGTAGCCCACTGTCCAGCTTGGGCTTGTTGCCTGTCAGTACCATCTTTATATGGGACATACAATGCTCCAGTATCTGCAATTGAGAGAAAGGTAAAATGATAGAAATCATATAAAAATTCCTTGCAAACAAAACACAATAACTAGGTTTACAAAAATTTACAGGCTACATATAAATATTATCGACtggaaactgaaaagaaataataCACACAATATTCTCTGAGAGATTCACTAGTAGGAGTGTCATCAACTGCTACTTGTGTTTTTGTGCTGCTACGGTGTAATTAAAACTATTTGACATCTGCCACATGGCACAAGAGTGTTGCCAAATTCACTGTCAGCTGTGTACCACATAAAGTTCTGTCACCAGGTAGCATGCTGCAAACACAGACAGAACATGATTTTGCCTAGTGTGACTACAGACAGTTTAATAGGCTGTTAGGCAGTGCCAAATAGTGTATTACACATGTACAAATAGTATATTACACATGTACATCACACTACTAAAAATCTGGAACTGAAATGATGCATTGATGTGGTCTGTTGGTGACCTCAATGACTTCACTTGTGATGTTCTCTGACGGTTACATTAAGCTCCAATATTCAAGTGTCAACTTAACATGTACTTTTAATCATACTATAGTCAGATTGCAATGGTATAATCAGATGGGAAGGAGGAGGATTATGGTCGGACGAAGGGCAGTTGGGCTGTCACCAGTGGCCACCATCTgatgttaaaaattgaaataatatggCCTGTTGTTAAAATTAAATTGGTTGCAGACACTGCAAAGACAACTGGAGAGATCAGagaaaaacatataaaataaagGTGTAATATGAAGGAAAATAATGTAAGGGAAATTATTCCCACTCAAGCAGTATGGTTTTTTCCCTCATCTCATTATGAATTAAATCTGACAAATGTACAGATAAATCTCAACTCTATAATTTCTCTACACATGAAAGATGACTAATAAGTAATATGTTTAAAATCTGCCTTATATCGATGGAGTATCAGcgattgttatttatttataaaacaaacaaatgaaaataatttttacagcTACTACCATTTGACATTTAAGTTATTTGCCGATTGCCCACCACACTGTGGCTTTCAATCAGTGTCATCTATGTAACACTCAACAGCTGTGCATGTGGCTGCTGGCCAACTTTGCTCCATGAATCAAGAGCCACAGTAAGACATCTATCTATAGATTATTTAAACATTGAAATCAATAATAGctgtaaaatttaattgtgattgtgactgaaaataaaattgtcaatGCCCCTCTTTTAACCGGTAACACTGGGTTGTGACAAGCTGTAACAACATTTGAAGTCTTCCATACAAATTCACTTTGCACCAAGCTCTAGTCTTGAATTATTGCTTTGTCACCGCATCAGAAATGGAACTGTGTGGGGGGAAGTTAAGTTGCCACAGTCATTTAAACAGTAAACTCTTGCAAAGTTTCTTTCAGCATTTTTTAAAGGtttgttttgctgtatccctcactTGCTCATGAATGAACTGTATGCCCAGAGACATGAAATTtgcttgcagttttctttgtgACAAGACACAAGAATAGGTCTGCCTGCATGACATTGTCACTGAAATGGAATACTTGCACTTTAAGCCACAGGTTTCAAGGATTTCCTATCAAGAAATGATGGAAAATTATGCAGGATGAACTATGAGAGAATAAACACATGAATGAATAAATCTACATCCCTGGTTACATTTTGGTCATGTATTTTAGATGATGTATGTACCAAATGTGTTcaccatagaaatactggaattgTGCAAAAACTTGCCTATCGGGCTATGACAGATCATAACTTCCTGCAGCCCATTAATAGGTAATTTGATAATCTGGCATTGCGAGTTTCCTTGATGTgtaacaaaataaaggaaaaagaaagtgATAAATATGTTTTTTATATCTTGAAAAGTTAACAAGAACAATGAaataacaaaacagaaaaataatgtCTACAGCAGTACTCTTGTTCTACCTTGTATACGGTTTGTAATGCTACAACACAGTCCTTGCCATGAATTTTTTCGCTtaattaacacatgaaactgtttgtatacgatgtattgtctagtgtaaatatgtattgtaaatactatgtttaaattatgtaatatttaacactggcaagtcggggcatatttagttaacattgaagtcagagagattgttttgtcgcgccTCTGGGTGAGGGAGCGCGCCAGTGGGCAGTAGTAGCAgtaacgccgtgctcggagtaagaagtacagtcgagtgctgctagtcctagctgtgttacatctaacggctagtgtgtggatctaagtacgacgggaaagtaatggtcggcatatctggaagcatggccgggcaagatATTATGGATTAATAAGCATAGagctgaagaaacgaggacttaaatgtgaagcgcatgGTGGGCCCAGGTCCCAACAGTAAAAGCCcgatgccacattgtgtcgctgccgtggacttccgttgatccaccgacaacaaggaaagtaagatctacgtaattttcttaggataaaattgtagaaggcttgccagtgactgtgcttttctctgaagttgaacagttaataacaagcactttataattgaagtgttgcagttacattccacccgacaagaacaccaagtaggttccttccaatcgttcccttactgaaccgagtgtgtCTGCCATtgtcaagagaaaatatgttaataacCACATTATCTGCATAGacagtgaagagtaaatttcagactggttatcgtagttaattgttgtacttaataagcttacgccaaccgtagtaacttaataatagactgaagcaataaatttgattattaagatttatttcaatgcatattcagctgaagttaattcaaggatatttcacgaaactataaagcttattccacctgacaattaacgaattattatcattcaaaacatagttaatcaattattggcaatatatttcattatcagtacattaaactgtgcaaagtacctaattttacagacaaaatgacagtccattattcaaaatctcgatagataattatctgtgttgtcagtattgcacttagctgacaaattatgaacaaaataattatcaaaattaatgtttaagtgtaattagattgttatgacattgttttatatgactactgagcctgacacagcacttacgtaaaagttcctgTTCCACCTGCtacgctacaaacaggtaaactttatttttgacacaattattcatgtacttaacagtactgtcgctcatcaggtgagctggcgaccgattttttaattgcttttacaacttaatcatttcttttggaaaaatttccactggcataatttatttccaaattattttcattatttcatttaccgatcgttattgaatgaaattactcattcaataacgatcaagttataacgtctcctgtttcccatggaataatcattatttacttcggattcgggtgccttatcccgacgcgggtcaaaattcataattcgcGGTCATTGTCAactgtaatttcgcaaatcccgggaagcagggggggTGTTATAGGTTCCCTCAGTAAGACAAAATAATCAATTCTGAGCTGTCAAACAATATCTATTGGACCGTTTCACGTCAAACTGAGATGCCGCAAGCCTGTTTTGTATTCTGCTCTTGAATGACATGTGCTATACAAGACAAATGAAAAGCCTCCTGTACAGTTTTACGAGGATACCACAACAGTAGTCTGAAACATTTCCATTTTAATCACTCGCAATGTTCTTGTTGGATTGAAATAAGGAAATAACAATCATGACAATGAAACTAAATACGATATGACTGTGTTATTGGAACAACATATCACATATGATGTTTATTGGCAGGATTAGTACTGTACTGTATTGGCGCTGTTGTTTATTTTGTGTGAGACAGTGAATGAGGAGTATGACACCATACAGCATTAAATAAAGTATCATTTTGCATACTTATTAACATTAACCCTCACATGGGTGTGACAATTTTCAAAATACGATTGAGCATATGGTGTACTTCTTACACATcaagaatagctgtctttatgttaccaaggtaaaaaGCTATGAGCAAAGTTACAGTTTAATCATAGTTCAGTTAAACAATGATAAAAAAAGCTTACATTATAAAAGCTAGATCACTGTTTAATTACACAATAATGAAATTAACTTTCATTATATCAGCCTATTGCTGTGCAGAAGTGTTACCACTCAGTAATGATCCACTCAAAGTGTTAAACAGCACAACTGCTTCAGATCCCAGCCAATTTGCTTATTTGATTGCTAATTATCTCATAGATAACTGCCTTATTGTGGATTTATGCTGCTAGCTAGAAATCTGGGTCGTTTTCTTGCACCgattgtaaattttttctcacctagctcacTGCTTATTTTATATTGCTACTCCTTTCGCGGACATACAACAACACAACTTATCacagtgttagctgaagcaataatgaaggaatagatatgggctcacaattttaaaacaacaaaattGAATAGTACAAGACACTGTTATTTGTGGCTGGCGCACTTTGTACAAAAGCATGCTTGCACGAGGATTAACATTCCATTACCTGGTGCCAGGAGTTGTATCTACTAAAGGTTTGGAACACTATGAATAGTTGTAGCAGTTTC
It contains:
- the LOC126473813 gene encoding zinc finger protein 853 isoform X1, translating into MAINFSASFAAYLAAGLKVPRQFMYCIAQDTGALYVPYKDGTDRQQAQAGQWATGPLQDGTGGYHPQQQGGSSASGSPQQSCGDPETVAPPPPPTQPPQQQQQGTMTSPVPSPYPPPQDATAPPQQTPVEDDPQQHSPTQQQQGTPQQQQTQPQPQQPPASQQPAPPQQQQQHQADVEQQQQQQQQQQQQQRVVAAAQCFPQELQQQQQQQQQQQQQHQVDVEQQQRVAAAVAAAQCFPPADMQQQHQQQQQQQQQHLAYATQHYFKDQRHTPGMPPHVLTPSGFTALHYLKQPGVMLTSLGTMGMGDGSGVGLGTSITDGTGVGVGAVAYPNVQVDVRSLPDIIQQQQQAQHQAQQQQAQGPGTGKPGRGGNGSGSELRLFKCLTCGKDFKQKSTLLQHERIHTDSRPYGCPECGKRFRQQSHLTQHLRIHANEKPYACAYCERSFRQRAILNQHLRIHSGEKPYRCPQCGKHFRQKAILNQHVRTHQDVSPHLVFKNGMTPTLWPQDVPYPPDAEKDDAASTFGNPEDGSVPPDQARSNGQCFSPDSAGNVQQYQAYFKDAKGMNHSVFGNGGPAGNFGALQYLKQGQVKPGGLLPDVIQHGRSAGMPLYVRCPICQKEFKQKSTLLQHGCIHIESRPYPCPECGKRFRQQSHLTQHLRIHTNEKPYGCVYCGRNFRQRTILNQHIRIHTGEKPYKCGQCGKDFRQKAILDQHTRTHQGDRPFCCPMPNCRRRFATEPEVKKHIDNHMNPHAAKSRRANTAGVGVLEAKHHPGATVLGGERGPPTLLTRGIPPTAVVKPELYFPQCYAPTFNHQPPPPLLRLHLMPSLPHHRVPVVA
- the LOC126473813 gene encoding zinc finger protein 853 isoform X2; this encodes MAINFSASFAAYLAAGLKVPRQFMYCIAQDTGALYVPYKDGTDRQQAQAGQWATGPLQDGTGGYHPQQQGGSSASGSPQQSCGDPETVAPPPPPTQPPQQQQQGTMTSPVPSPYPPPQDATAPPQQTPVEDDPQQHSPTQQQQGTPQQQQTQPQPQQPPASQQPAPPQQQQQHQADVEQQQQQQQQQQQQQRVVAAAQCFPQELQQQQQQQQQQQQQHQVDVEQQQRVAAAVAAAQCFPPADMQQQHQQQQQQQQQHLAYATQHYFKDQRHTPGMPPHVLTPSGFTALHYLKQPGVMLTSLGTMGMGDGSGVGLGTSITDGTGVGVGAVAYPNVQVDVRSLPDIIQQQQQAQHQAQQQQAQGPGTGKPGRGGNGSGSELRLFKCLTCGKDFKQKSTLLQHERIHTDSRPYGCPECGKRFRQQSHLTQHLRIHANEKPYACAYCERSFRQRAILNQHLRIHSDVSPHLVFKNGMTPTLWPQDVPYPPDAEKDDAASTFGNPEDGSVPPDQARSNGQCFSPDSAGNVQQYQAYFKDAKGMNHSVFGNGGPAGNFGALQYLKQGQVKPGGLLPDVIQHGRSAGMPLYVRCPICQKEFKQKSTLLQHGCIHIESRPYPCPECGKRFRQQSHLTQHLRIHTNEKPYGCVYCGRNFRQRTILNQHIRIHTGEKPYKCGQCGKDFRQKAILDQHTRTHQGDRPFCCPMPNCRRRFATEPEVKKHIDNHMNPHAAKSRRANTAGVGVLEAKHHPGATVLGGERGPPTLLTRGIPPTAVVKPELYFPQCYAPTFNHQPPPPLLRLHLMPSLPHHRVPVVA